A stretch of the Desulforamulus ferrireducens genome encodes the following:
- the lipB gene encoding lipoyl(octanoyl) transferase LipB: MKLLVVEMKETDYLAALAMQEQLLALRQQNQVPDIMLLLQHPPTLTLGTRENRNNILLPETELARLGVNIYKIKRGGDVTYHGPGQIVGYPILDLKGYGKSVRVYVEKLEEVFIELLKEQYGITAHRDSQYTGVWVGTEKITAIGCSVKRWVTMHGFAFNVNTQLEHFRWINPCGITDRGVTSLQKILGQPLDIGRVNQQIIHHFGRVFHCEPEIIDRQRLQGFLGGNYE, from the coding sequence GTGAAGCTATTAGTTGTTGAAATGAAGGAAACAGATTATTTGGCGGCTTTAGCCATGCAGGAACAGCTACTGGCCTTACGCCAGCAAAACCAAGTGCCGGATATCATGCTTCTGTTGCAACATCCGCCGACATTAACCCTGGGCACCAGGGAAAATCGTAATAACATTCTTCTGCCAGAAACAGAACTGGCACGTCTGGGGGTTAATATATACAAAATTAAGCGGGGTGGTGATGTCACCTATCACGGCCCCGGCCAAATTGTGGGTTATCCCATTCTCGACCTAAAGGGATATGGTAAAAGTGTGCGAGTTTATGTGGAGAAGCTGGAAGAGGTTTTTATTGAACTGCTCAAGGAGCAATACGGGATTACCGCCCACAGGGACAGCCAGTATACCGGTGTTTGGGTGGGGACAGAGAAAATCACAGCCATTGGCTGTTCTGTCAAACGCTGGGTGACCATGCACGGGTTTGCCTTTAATGTCAATACCCAGCTGGAGCACTTTCGCTGGATCAACCCCTGTGGCATTACCGATAGGGGGGTCACCTCACTGCAGAAGATATTGGGACAACCCTTGGACATAGGCAGGGTTAATCAACAGATAATACATCACTTTGGCCGGGTTTTCCACTGCGAACCAGAGATTATTGACCGGCAGAGGTTACAAGGATTTTTAGGAGGTAATTATGAATAA
- a CDS encoding ABC transporter substrate-binding protein has product MKFGKKLKVLSVLLLVMVLLVGCTQDKPATEKESQQQLKIGVLPIEDIMPMLVAEKNGYFTQENLQVEIIRFQSAVEQSNAMQAGQLNGMVTDMIVATLMKDSGLDLRMTSITLGATPSEGRFAIVAAPGSSINTLADLKGKSLGISHNSIIEYVSDGLLRDAGIDPAEVKKTSVPKIPLRMEMLFNNQIDAITVPDPMVTFAEFKGAKVIAQDTSRNLSQAVILFDQKTLTDHKDAVSSFYRAYAKAVEEINNHPEQYKQLMVENVNIPEPIAKDYPMQKYPQPQVPTEEDVNNILQWMKEKDLLKNDLKYTDLVQEIP; this is encoded by the coding sequence TTGAAATTTGGCAAAAAGTTAAAAGTACTTTCCGTATTATTGCTGGTTATGGTCCTCTTAGTTGGCTGCACTCAGGACAAGCCAGCGACAGAAAAAGAATCACAGCAGCAGCTTAAAATAGGCGTATTACCCATTGAGGATATTATGCCAATGCTGGTGGCTGAAAAGAACGGGTATTTTACCCAAGAAAACCTCCAGGTGGAAATCATCCGTTTTCAAAGTGCCGTAGAACAATCAAACGCTATGCAAGCGGGACAGCTAAACGGCATGGTTACCGATATGATTGTGGCAACCCTAATGAAGGATTCCGGCCTCGACCTGAGAATGACCTCCATCACCCTGGGTGCCACTCCGTCTGAAGGCCGCTTTGCCATCGTGGCGGCACCGGGATCTTCTATTAATACCCTGGCAGATTTAAAAGGAAAGAGTTTAGGCATCTCTCATAACTCCATTATCGAATATGTTTCCGACGGCCTGCTCAGGGATGCGGGTATTGATCCCGCGGAAGTAAAGAAAACTTCTGTGCCCAAAATTCCCCTGCGTATGGAGATGCTTTTCAATAACCAAATTGATGCCATTACTGTGCCCGACCCCATGGTAACCTTTGCCGAGTTTAAAGGAGCTAAAGTCATTGCCCAGGATACTTCCCGAAACCTCTCCCAGGCCGTGATACTTTTCGACCAAAAAACACTGACTGACCATAAAGATGCGGTGTCCTCTTTCTATCGGGCTTATGCCAAGGCTGTGGAGGAAATTAACAACCATCCTGAGCAATATAAACAACTAATGGTGGAAAATGTTAACATCCCGGAACCCATTGCCAAGGATTATCCTATGCAAAAATATCCCCAACCTCAGGTACCCACTGAAGAGGATGTTAACAATATTCTACAGTGGATGAAAGAAAAAGACCTATTGAAAAACGATTTAAAGTACACAGATCTGGTACAAGAAATCCCATAA
- a CDS encoding TetR/AcrR family transcriptional regulator codes for MAYRQTNKVMEKLQSKRKEILRAAREVFAENSYQGTSIKAIAQKAKIATGTFYLYFTNKEALINMIVEEMFHELLECIKKERAGFTDSFDKLQASMEACIKLFVKEKNMAKILLVQVPGVNNAFNAKLIDIENELIKLTKEDLDELKEQGRIPDEDTFVTALAFVGSFRQVIINWLRDGNPADLEAACATLMKYNLRGMGKQDAS; via the coding sequence TTGGCGTACCGGCAAACTAATAAAGTAATGGAAAAGCTTCAGTCCAAAAGAAAGGAAATTCTCAGGGCCGCCCGGGAGGTGTTTGCTGAAAACAGCTATCAGGGAACCTCTATTAAAGCCATTGCCCAAAAAGCAAAGATTGCCACCGGCACCTTTTACCTCTACTTCACCAATAAAGAAGCCCTGATCAATATGATCGTGGAAGAAATGTTTCATGAACTACTGGAGTGCATTAAGAAAGAACGTGCTGGTTTTACTGACAGTTTCGATAAACTACAGGCATCTATGGAGGCATGTATAAAACTATTTGTGAAAGAAAAAAACATGGCCAAAATACTGCTGGTGCAAGTACCGGGAGTTAACAATGCCTTTAATGCCAAGCTTATTGATATTGAAAATGAACTGATCAAGCTGACTAAAGAGGATTTGGATGAATTGAAGGAACAGGGAAGAATACCCGATGAGGACACCTTTGTTACTGCCCTGGCCTTTGTGGGAAGTTTCCGGCAGGTTATTATCAACTGGCTGCGGGATGGTAACCCGGCAGACCTGGAGGCAGCCTGTGCTACTCTGATGAAATATAACTTAAGGGGAATGGGAAAACAAGATGCCAGCTAA
- a CDS encoding 1,4-dihydroxy-2-naphthoate polyprenyltransferase, producing MSQRTENLSTWQIWLLAIRPKTLPAAMGPVVVGTSLAIGDHTFNLLPALAALLVSLLLQIGSNLANDVFDFKKGKDTEERTGPLRVTQAGLLTPRQVMVGMGVVFVLAFVLGLYLTWVGGWVILALGIAAIISAIAYTGGPYPLGYHGLGDIFVFLFFGPVAVCGTYYVQAGSLSSAAWWGSLPMGFLITAVLVVNNYRDLPQDKKTGKRTIAVRLGPAATRWEYYLLVAASFAVPLLMWLLGIASPWIFCAWLSLPLVLPLIRDMQTKEGRPLNATLAGTARLSLVFGVLFSIGYLLGEYL from the coding sequence ATGTCACAAAGGACAGAAAATTTAAGTACTTGGCAAATCTGGCTACTGGCCATTAGACCGAAAACCTTGCCTGCGGCCATGGGACCTGTGGTGGTGGGCACCTCCCTGGCCATTGGCGATCATACTTTTAATTTACTGCCGGCTCTGGCTGCTCTGCTGGTGTCGCTACTATTGCAAATTGGTTCTAATCTGGCCAACGATGTTTTTGATTTCAAAAAGGGTAAGGATACCGAAGAAAGAACCGGTCCGCTGCGGGTTACCCAGGCTGGTCTGTTAACTCCCCGCCAGGTGATGGTTGGCATGGGGGTTGTTTTTGTGCTGGCCTTTGTCCTGGGACTATATCTTACCTGGGTAGGTGGCTGGGTGATCCTGGCCCTGGGCATTGCCGCCATTATTTCGGCCATTGCCTACACCGGGGGACCTTATCCTTTGGGCTACCACGGTTTGGGTGATATATTTGTCTTTTTGTTTTTTGGACCGGTGGCAGTCTGTGGGACCTACTATGTGCAGGCCGGTTCCCTTAGTTCGGCTGCCTGGTGGGGTTCCCTGCCCATGGGCTTTCTAATTACGGCCGTTCTAGTGGTGAATAATTATCGTGATTTACCCCAGGATAAAAAAACAGGTAAGAGAACTATTGCCGTGCGGTTAGGTCCCGCTGCTACCCGCTGGGAATACTATCTCCTGGTGGCTGCCTCCTTTGCCGTACCGCTGCTGATGTGGCTACTGGGCATTGCCTCCCCCTGGATATTCTGTGCCTGGCTGTCCCTACCCCTGGTGTTACCGCTGATCCGCGATATGCAGACAAAAGAGGGGCGGCCCCTAAATGCCACCCTGGCAGGAACCGCCCGCTTGTCTTTGGTCTTTGGTGTTTTGTTTTCTATTGGCTACCTCTTGGGAGAATATCTCTAA
- a CDS encoding LysR family transcriptional regulator, with protein sequence MDIEHFQYLVDVAQTKSITLSAKRLFISQQGLSQIMVRLENDLNVPLLNRHRQGVTLTEAGEVAVTKIEEILEKYNELLEALKPYSQVNADNLSGELTISSVPFISSNFLPEVLELYNKQYPGVEVRIDEKQPAEIIEEINNCAIDIGLFILPDFEFNEQILACNGTYEKILENEMYAVVASKSPLAKKKILTRAELYKQPIAIYNFDAYLRIIRQMFQDIKRLNILVKTNSVDLYRNAIINRQAVGITSPTDTRLLNDDSLITIPIKEPVKMYYGCFIPASCTMSKAAEAFIGVLKSQVANLVNRKK encoded by the coding sequence ATGGATATTGAGCATTTTCAATACTTGGTTGATGTGGCCCAAACAAAATCCATCACACTTTCAGCCAAACGCCTCTTTATTTCTCAGCAGGGTTTAAGCCAAATTATGGTAAGGTTAGAAAATGACCTGAATGTTCCCCTGTTAAACCGTCACCGCCAGGGAGTAACCCTGACTGAAGCGGGAGAGGTGGCAGTAACTAAGATTGAAGAGATTCTGGAAAAATATAATGAGTTACTGGAGGCACTAAAGCCCTATTCCCAGGTTAATGCCGATAATTTATCCGGTGAGCTTACCATCAGCTCAGTACCCTTTATTAGCAGCAATTTTCTACCCGAGGTTCTTGAACTATATAACAAGCAGTATCCCGGCGTAGAAGTTCGCATAGACGAGAAGCAACCGGCTGAAATCATTGAAGAGATTAACAACTGCGCCATTGATATTGGCTTGTTTATTCTGCCGGATTTTGAATTTAATGAACAGATTCTTGCCTGCAATGGTACCTACGAAAAGATTTTGGAAAATGAAATGTATGCGGTTGTAGCAAGTAAATCACCCTTAGCTAAAAAGAAAATTCTCACCAGGGCTGAATTATATAAACAGCCCATTGCCATTTACAACTTTGATGCTTATCTCAGAATCATCCGTCAAATGTTTCAGGATATCAAACGCCTAAATATTTTGGTCAAGACCAACTCCGTAGATCTGTATAGGAACGCAATTATTAATCGTCAGGCTGTAGGTATTACTTCCCCCACAGACACCAGACTGCTCAACGATGACTCTCTGATTACCATTCCAATTAAGGAACCCGTTAAGATGTATTATGGCTGTTTCATACCAGCTTCCTGTACAATGAGTAAAGCCGCGGAGGCCTTCATTGGAGTCCTCAAATCCCAGGTAGCCAATCTGGTAAACCGCAAAAAATAA
- the lpdA gene encoding dihydrolipoyl dehydrogenase yields MTYQAVVIGGGPGGYVTAIRVAQLGGKVAVVEQDKLGGTCLNRGCIPTKSLIAAVDKLKAVEEAAAFGIQVGMPVLDFAKTQARKTEVVEKLVSGINFLMKKNKIELFHGRGKIKAPGVVEVATGEGTQELKCQNIVIATGSSPALIKSLGYNGTTIITSEEALQLTEVPKSLLIIGAGVIGCEFAHIYGSMGTEITLVEAAPSILSLQDKDISRRLQTIFKKKKYQIKTNVTVKEIVEVAGGIQAQLDNGEIIQAEKALISIGRTLNTKNLGLEDVGIALGDRGQILVNEQMQTNIPGIYALGDVVMKYQLAHVASAQGIVVAENIMGQASVMDYSAVPSCIFTDPEIASVGMTEQQVKEKGIPVKTGKFNFMANGKALSMGAGEGFVKVVAHAETDVVLGVHIIGPHASDLIAEATLAVKHGLTAKNLAQVIHAHPTLAEAMLEAAENVHGLSIHG; encoded by the coding sequence ATGACCTATCAAGCAGTGGTTATTGGTGGCGGTCCAGGAGGCTATGTGACTGCCATTCGGGTGGCCCAACTGGGCGGGAAAGTAGCTGTAGTAGAACAGGATAAACTGGGGGGCACCTGTTTAAATAGAGGTTGCATCCCCACTAAATCATTAATAGCCGCGGTGGATAAATTGAAAGCAGTGGAAGAAGCTGCTGCCTTTGGTATTCAGGTTGGTATGCCTGTGCTTGATTTTGCCAAAACGCAAGCCAGAAAGACTGAGGTAGTGGAAAAACTGGTAAGCGGTATTAACTTCCTCATGAAAAAGAACAAAATAGAATTATTTCATGGCAGGGGTAAAATTAAAGCCCCCGGCGTAGTGGAAGTTGCAACGGGTGAGGGGACCCAGGAATTAAAGTGCCAGAACATTGTTATTGCCACCGGTTCCAGTCCGGCTCTAATTAAGTCCCTGGGCTATAACGGCACTACCATTATCACCAGTGAAGAGGCCCTGCAGTTAACCGAGGTGCCTAAGAGCCTGCTGATCATCGGAGCTGGCGTAATTGGCTGTGAGTTTGCCCATATTTACGGTAGTATGGGAACAGAAATCACCCTGGTGGAGGCAGCCCCCAGTATTCTATCCCTGCAGGATAAGGATATTTCCCGGCGTTTGCAGACTATCTTTAAGAAAAAGAAATATCAGATCAAAACCAATGTGACCGTGAAGGAAATTGTAGAGGTTGCGGGTGGTATTCAAGCCCAGTTGGATAATGGTGAGATTATCCAAGCCGAGAAGGCCCTTATCTCCATTGGCCGGACCCTGAATACGAAAAATTTGGGCTTAGAAGATGTTGGTATTGCCCTGGGTGACAGAGGCCAGATTTTAGTGAACGAGCAAATGCAAACCAACATTCCGGGTATTTATGCCCTTGGCGATGTGGTCATGAAATATCAACTGGCCCATGTGGCTTCAGCCCAGGGTATTGTGGTGGCAGAAAATATTATGGGTCAGGCTTCCGTCATGGACTACAGTGCTGTGCCCAGCTGCATCTTTACCGACCCTGAAATAGCCTCTGTGGGTATGACCGAACAACAAGTAAAAGAGAAAGGTATCCCTGTGAAAACCGGTAAATTCAATTTTATGGCCAACGGCAAGGCTCTGAGTATGGGCGCGGGAGAGGGCTTTGTTAAGGTTGTTGCCCATGCTGAAACCGATGTAGTCTTAGGTGTGCATATTATTGGCCCCCATGCCTCGGATTTAATTGCCGAAGCTACCCTAGCGGTGAAGCACGGCCTAACTGCCAAAAATCTGGCTCAGGTTATCCACGCCCACCCCACCCTGGCAGAGGCTATGCTGGAAGCAGCGGAAAATGTGCATGGCTTAAGTATTCACGGCTAG
- a CDS encoding methyl-accepting chemotaxis protein: MTEINVVGQQTDRLQNLVNLLPIIKELIPMDCMLGLTDREKFLDFILGEEMKVGQAKGSPIPKGSAVDKALTAGRTVTMVVPRDVYGFAFKATAVPIRDDDGTIMGVITLGISLKNQETLIEAAQTLAASSQQVSATVEELSASAEQLSREQENLSQMGQSILSEVNKTDNILQFIRGIAANTNLLGLNAAIEAARAGDHGKGFSVVAEEIRKMSNNSAKSVEEIKSILLGIKEYVQHMAEKIDHNSHITQQQAAATQQLAATIQELAAVAGKIEQVSEII; this comes from the coding sequence TTGACAGAGATAAATGTAGTTGGCCAACAAACAGACAGGTTGCAAAACCTTGTTAACCTGTTACCCATCATCAAGGAATTAATTCCCATGGATTGTATGCTTGGACTAACCGATAGGGAAAAATTCCTGGATTTTATTCTCGGTGAAGAAATGAAAGTCGGCCAGGCCAAGGGTTCACCCATACCTAAGGGTTCTGCGGTTGATAAAGCTCTGACAGCCGGGCGCACTGTGACCATGGTTGTGCCCAGGGATGTTTATGGCTTTGCTTTTAAAGCCACAGCGGTTCCCATCCGGGATGATGACGGTACTATTATGGGAGTAATAACCCTCGGAATTAGCTTAAAAAATCAGGAGACCCTGATCGAAGCAGCCCAAACTTTAGCTGCCTCGTCCCAACAGGTCTCAGCCACCGTCGAAGAGTTATCTGCTTCCGCCGAGCAGTTAAGTCGGGAACAGGAAAACTTAAGTCAGATGGGACAAAGTATTTTAAGCGAAGTAAATAAAACCGATAATATTTTACAATTTATCCGTGGTATAGCGGCAAACACTAATCTGTTGGGACTTAACGCAGCCATTGAGGCTGCCCGGGCCGGGGATCATGGTAAGGGCTTTTCCGTGGTGGCGGAGGAAATCCGTAAAATGTCCAATAACAGTGCTAAGTCCGTGGAAGAGATTAAATCCATTCTTCTGGGTATTAAGGAGTATGTTCAACATATGGCTGAGAAAATTGATCACAACTCACATATTACCCAACAGCAAGCCGCTGCCACCCAACAGTTGGCTGCAACCATACAGGAATTAGCCGCAGTGGCCGGTAAAATTGAACAAGTGTCTGAAATAATTTAG
- a CDS encoding ABC transporter ATP-binding protein: MPANYLSVKDLQVAYLQKGKTIKALDAVDLSLSQGKTGVIIGPSGCGKSTLFNVLAGLNQDYVGQVLIDGKVPQGGGETALILQDYGLLPWKTVWDNVVLGLQLRGKATPEMQGQVERVLDKLGLLSLAKRYPAQLSGGQRQRVAIARALVLEPKLLLMDEPFSSLDALTREEIQDFLLEIWQETKLTILLITHNIEEAVFLGQQIFVMSPGPGRVIQVVTNEMAGDHELRGKLPFLEMCSSLRSLLHRREKYVAGI; this comes from the coding sequence ATGCCAGCTAATTATCTTTCCGTCAAAGACTTACAGGTGGCTTACCTGCAAAAGGGCAAAACAATCAAGGCACTGGATGCTGTTGATCTTTCCCTCAGTCAGGGAAAAACGGGAGTCATTATTGGCCCCTCCGGTTGCGGGAAAAGCACCCTGTTTAATGTATTGGCTGGCTTAAATCAGGATTATGTTGGCCAGGTGCTTATAGACGGCAAGGTGCCCCAGGGGGGCGGGGAAACAGCCCTAATTCTACAAGACTACGGTTTACTTCCTTGGAAGACGGTCTGGGACAATGTAGTTTTGGGTTTACAACTGAGAGGTAAAGCAACCCCGGAGATGCAAGGTCAGGTGGAGAGGGTCTTGGACAAGCTGGGTCTGTTGTCGCTGGCGAAAAGGTACCCGGCTCAACTGAGCGGGGGCCAAAGGCAACGGGTTGCCATTGCCCGAGCCCTGGTCCTGGAACCTAAGCTGTTATTAATGGATGAGCCCTTTTCTTCCCTGGATGCCCTGACCAGAGAGGAAATTCAGGATTTTCTGCTGGAAATTTGGCAGGAAACAAAATTAACCATCTTGCTTATTACCCACAATATTGAAGAAGCGGTCTTCCTGGGCCAGCAGATCTTTGTCATGTCTCCCGGTCCGGGGCGGGTTATCCAGGTAGTGACAAATGAAATGGCCGGAGACCATGAGTTACGGGGGAAGCTGCCCTTTTTAGAAATGTGTAGTTCCTTGCGATCCTTGTTACACAGGAGGGAAAAGTATGTGGCAGGCATTTAA
- a CDS encoding electron transfer flavoprotein subunit alpha/FixB family protein, with protein sequence MTQDISQYKGVLVLGEQRDGKIQTVTYELLTRGRALADELQCDLACVLLGQEIENVEEVIQRGADKVFFIQHPALANFLPKPYSNAICQLIEEEKPEIIVAAATTTGRTVMPLVAAKVNTGLTADCTELTIDPESKILLQTRPAIGGNIMATIKTPNHRPQMATVRPKSAKPAPIDPSRQGQVIVKKYDGAVFITPEKFLEYIKDTTQEVSIEEADIIVAGGKGMKNAEGFKMVEELARLLGAGVGATRDAVELGWTTYPHQIGLSGKTVSPKLYIALGLSGKIQHLAGMQTSEVIVAVNKDPEAQIFKVADFGIVGDVFEVVPMLLDAVKKAKATV encoded by the coding sequence TTGACACAGGATATTTCTCAATATAAAGGTGTATTGGTTTTAGGTGAACAAAGGGATGGTAAAATCCAAACCGTGACCTATGAATTGTTAACCAGAGGTCGGGCCCTGGCAGATGAGCTACAGTGTGATTTAGCTTGTGTACTACTGGGCCAGGAGATTGAAAATGTTGAGGAAGTTATTCAGCGTGGTGCTGATAAAGTATTTTTCATTCAGCATCCTGCTTTGGCAAACTTTTTGCCCAAGCCTTACAGCAATGCTATTTGTCAACTAATTGAAGAAGAAAAACCTGAGATTATTGTGGCTGCTGCCACCACTACCGGTCGTACTGTTATGCCCCTGGTAGCTGCCAAGGTTAACACCGGCCTCACGGCAGATTGTACGGAGTTAACCATTGACCCCGAAAGCAAAATTCTTCTGCAAACCCGTCCTGCCATCGGCGGCAACATTATGGCCACCATCAAGACCCCCAATCACCGTCCGCAAATGGCCACTGTTCGCCCCAAATCCGCCAAACCGGCCCCCATTGACCCCAGTCGCCAGGGGCAGGTAATTGTCAAAAAATATGATGGCGCAGTATTTATTACCCCTGAGAAATTTTTGGAATACATCAAGGATACCACCCAGGAAGTTAGTATCGAAGAGGCCGATATTATCGTAGCCGGCGGTAAAGGCATGAAAAACGCCGAAGGTTTTAAAATGGTAGAGGAATTGGCCAGACTGCTGGGAGCTGGTGTGGGAGCTACCCGTGATGCGGTGGAACTGGGTTGGACTACCTATCCCCATCAAATTGGCCTGTCCGGTAAAACAGTATCTCCAAAACTCTACATTGCCTTGGGTCTGTCCGGCAAAATTCAGCACTTAGCCGGTATGCAAACTTCCGAGGTGATTGTGGCAGTCAATAAAGATCCCGAAGCCCAGATTTTTAAAGTGGCCGACTTTGGCATTGTGGGGGATGTTTTTGAGGTTGTACCCATGCTGCTGGACGCTGTAAAAAAAGCCAAGGCTACTGTGTAA
- a CDS encoding ABC transporter permease — protein MWQAFKQGSKGFAFLSSLVLLLILWWLFALGLKSPAVPMPLDALQSFVKSLRGELLLHLGVSLYRVLLSLLLATLLAVPLGIFLGKNPDIDSKAAPLLYLTYPIPKVVFMPIFLILLGIGDSSKILLITLITFYQILVTTRDAAKNMAKEYVFSVKSLGAGSWDLYRHVYLPGCLPAILTSLRLGLGTALAVLFLAETYATQTGIGFFIMDSLSRMNYEEMFAGIIAMGLMGFFLYVLLDQAERVLCSWIHL, from the coding sequence ATGTGGCAGGCATTTAAACAGGGGAGTAAAGGCTTTGCCTTTCTTTCCTCGCTGGTGCTCCTCCTTATTCTGTGGTGGCTGTTTGCCCTGGGCTTAAAAAGTCCGGCGGTACCCATGCCCCTGGATGCTCTACAGAGCTTTGTGAAAAGTCTCCGCGGGGAACTGCTGCTCCACCTGGGGGTAAGTCTCTATCGAGTGCTGCTAAGCCTTTTGTTGGCCACCCTCTTAGCTGTACCCCTGGGCATTTTCCTGGGTAAGAACCCGGACATCGATAGCAAAGCGGCACCCTTGCTTTACTTAACCTACCCCATTCCCAAGGTTGTCTTTATGCCTATTTTTTTGATTTTATTAGGGATCGGAGATAGTTCCAAAATCCTGTTAATTACCCTAATAACCTTTTATCAAATTCTGGTCACCACCAGGGATGCCGCCAAAAACATGGCCAAGGAATATGTTTTTTCCGTCAAATCCTTGGGAGCCGGTTCCTGGGATTTGTACCGCCACGTTTATCTGCCCGGTTGTCTGCCCGCCATCCTAACCTCCCTCAGGTTGGGTTTAGGGACAGCCCTGGCGGTGCTCTTTTTGGCGGAAACCTATGCCACCCAAACCGGCATTGGCTTCTTTATTATGGATTCCCTTAGCCGCATGAATTATGAGGAAATGTTCGCCGGCATTATTGCCATGGGACTAATGGGTTTTTTCCTCTATGTGCTGTTAGATCAGGCCGAAAGGGTGCTGTGTTCCTGGATTCATCTTTAG
- a CDS encoding FAD-binding oxidoreductase — MQFNKVTEQLIAELKSIVGEANVLQDEEKIEMYSRDEVSDKLWEKMPEVVVKPANAEEISAIVKLANREMVPITPRGGGTGLAAGAVPLIGGMVLSLERMNKILEVDTENLFMVVEPGVTTGDVQKTAKSYGLLYAGDPCSADSSFIGGNVATNAGGNKAVKYGVTSRHIYGLEVVMPSGEVVTFGGKNVKDVTGYDFVHLMVGSEGTLGIVTKIWLKLMPLPKYVADLLVPFADMQSAIKVVPKIMTAGIIPTCLEFMDRLSIKAAEMYLNKKLPYSDAGAYIICEIDGSSETQVQDDYETIGKLCLENGALEVFVADNMSSQERIWKARKCYAEAIRMLSPVYCMEDVVVPVSNIPKALEAIERISQKYNCKIPSCGHAGDGNIHATILREDRNEQEWHDLKDNVLDELYEAVYALGGNLSGEHGIGAKRAEAMDKHMTEAQLNVLRAIKKALDPNGIMNPGKLLKLQ; from the coding sequence ATGCAATTCAATAAAGTTACCGAGCAATTGATAGCGGAATTAAAGAGTATTGTTGGGGAAGCCAACGTGCTCCAGGATGAAGAAAAAATAGAAATGTACTCCCGGGATGAAGTTTCGGATAAACTCTGGGAGAAAATGCCTGAAGTGGTTGTCAAACCTGCAAATGCGGAAGAGATTTCCGCCATTGTTAAGTTAGCCAACCGGGAAATGGTGCCCATTACCCCCCGGGGTGGTGGAACCGGTCTGGCTGCCGGTGCTGTACCACTGATCGGTGGTATGGTGCTTTCCTTGGAAAGAATGAATAAGATTCTGGAAGTGGATACCGAGAACCTCTTTATGGTGGTAGAACCCGGCGTAACCACCGGCGATGTGCAAAAAACCGCCAAGTCCTACGGTTTACTTTATGCAGGTGATCCCTGCTCTGCCGATAGCTCCTTCATTGGCGGCAACGTGGCTACCAACGCGGGCGGCAACAAGGCTGTGAAGTATGGTGTAACCAGTCGCCATATTTATGGTCTGGAAGTGGTTATGCCCAGTGGTGAAGTGGTAACCTTTGGCGGTAAAAACGTTAAAGATGTAACCGGTTACGACTTTGTCCATCTCATGGTCGGTTCCGAAGGTACCCTGGGTATAGTAACTAAAATATGGTTAAAGCTAATGCCCCTGCCCAAGTATGTGGCGGATCTTTTGGTGCCCTTTGCAGATATGCAAAGTGCCATTAAGGTAGTACCCAAAATTATGACTGCGGGCATCATTCCCACCTGCCTGGAATTTATGGATCGCCTGTCTATTAAAGCGGCTGAAATGTATTTAAATAAAAAGCTACCCTACAGCGATGCCGGAGCCTATATTATTTGTGAAATTGATGGCAGCTCGGAAACCCAGGTACAGGATGACTATGAGACCATCGGTAAACTTTGTCTGGAAAACGGTGCTTTGGAAGTTTTTGTGGCTGACAATATGTCCAGCCAGGAGCGTATTTGGAAAGCTCGTAAATGTTATGCTGAGGCCATCCGTATGCTGAGCCCGGTTTACTGCATGGAGGACGTGGTGGTGCCGGTTTCCAACATTCCCAAGGCGTTGGAAGCCATAGAACGGATCTCTCAAAAATATAATTGTAAGATTCCCAGTTGTGGCCATGCCGGTGACGGTAACATTCACGCTACCATTCTGCGCGAAGATCGGAATGAACAAGAGTGGCATGATTTGAAAGATAATGTACTGGATGAACTCTACGAAGCGGTCTATGCCCTGGGCGGTAATTTGTCAGGTGAGCATGGTATTGGTGCCAAGCGGGCCGAGGCCATGGATAAACATATGACCGAGGCGCAGCTCAATGTGCTCAGGGCCATTAAAAAGGCACTGGACCCCAATGGTATCATGAACCCCGGTAAATTGCTCAAATTACAATAA